The following proteins are encoded in a genomic region of Sorangiineae bacterium MSr12523:
- a CDS encoding Uma2 family endonuclease, with the protein MASKRGTATWDDLLAIPEDERYHEVVDGEIVEKAHPSFEHGNAQGGLISTLRPSFQRRPGGRHPGGWWLVLEVDIEFETHQVYRPDISGWRRDRVPERPTGIPVRVRPDWVCEVLSPTNKRNDTIRKARTYFRMRVPHYWLVDPTEETLTVHRWTAEGYLLVLTAERGERVRAEPFDAIEFSVGLLFGDDPED; encoded by the coding sequence ATGGCCTCCAAGCGAGGCACGGCGACATGGGACGACCTCTTGGCCATCCCGGAGGACGAGCGCTACCACGAGGTCGTCGACGGCGAAATCGTTGAAAAGGCTCACCCCTCGTTCGAGCATGGCAACGCGCAAGGCGGACTCATTTCAACGCTGCGCCCCAGTTTCCAACGACGCCCCGGAGGCCGGCATCCTGGCGGCTGGTGGTTGGTGCTCGAAGTGGACATCGAGTTCGAGACGCATCAGGTGTATCGACCGGATATTTCCGGATGGCGTCGAGACCGAGTCCCCGAACGCCCAACCGGAATCCCGGTCCGCGTCCGCCCTGACTGGGTGTGCGAAGTCCTTTCCCCGACGAACAAGCGCAACGATACGATCCGAAAGGCGCGCACGTACTTCCGCATGCGGGTGCCGCACTATTGGCTCGTGGACCCGACGGAGGAAACGCTGACCGTTCACCGCTGGACCGCGGAAGGCTACCTCCTCGTGCTCACGGCCGAGCGCGGAGAGCGTGTGCGGGCGGAGCCCTTCGATGCGATCGAGTTTTCCGTCGGTCTCCTTTTCGGCGACGATCCCGAGGACTGA